The Triticum dicoccoides isolate Atlit2015 ecotype Zavitan chromosome 6A, WEW_v2.0, whole genome shotgun sequence genome has a window encoding:
- the LOC119314616 gene encoding uncharacterized protein LOC119314616 isoform X2, with product MSTMFSVTSQFPCIDCCIIKGARCREICLTISQCSTGVLRELLEPGIEGPPPAIQYCRELERYCHWGNEVKIYQHHVNKLFAMFRRRKTDIKYYVCTINKTFAKLGQPMVNYTERKLNDYIDPDYDTLKVRLANSDLQANCRIMLGTDKRAIVTINWSEFRCLAKIHGDISAFRFKVTTKQRRVLIVHFCRGDYSQPDMYRL from the exons ATGAGTACCATGTTTTCTGTTACTTCTCAGTTTCCTTGCATTGACTGTTGCATAATCAAGGGTGCACGATGCAGAGAGATATGCCTGACCATCTCACAATGTTCTACAGGAGTACTGAGGGAATTGCTTGAACCTGGCATCGAAG GACCACCCCCTGCTATCCAATATTGCAGAGAGCTTGAAAGGTACTGTCACTGGGGCAATGAAGTGAAGATCTATCAGCACCATGTGAACAAGTTGTTTGCCATGTTCCGCCGCAGAAAAACAGATATCAAATACTATGTCTGCACCATCAACAAAACATTTGCAAAGCTAGGCCAACCGATG GTCAACTACACTGAAAGAAAACTAAATGATTACATTGACCCAGATTATGATACGCTCAAGGTCAGGCTTGCAAACAGTGATCTACAAGCCAATTGCCGCATCATGCTAGGAACCGACAAGAGAGCCATTGTAACAATCAACTGGTCTGAGTTCCGTTGCCTTGCAAAAATCCATGGAGACATCTCTGCCTTTCGTTTCAAGGTCACCACAAAGCAGCGCCGGGTTCTCATCGTGCATTTTTGTCGTGGTGACTACTCTCAGCCAGATATGTATAGACTTTAG
- the LOC119314616 gene encoding uncharacterized protein LOC119314616 isoform X1 — translation MSTMFSVTSQFPCIDCCIIKGARCREICLTISQCSTGVLRELLEPGIEGPPPAIQYCRELERYCHWGNEVKIYQHHVNKLFAMFRRRKTDIKYYVCTINKTFAKLGQPMYFQVNYTERKLNDYIDPDYDTLKVRLANSDLQANCRIMLGTDKRAIVTINWSEFRCLAKIHGDISAFRFKVTTKQRRVLIVHFCRGDYSQPDMYRL, via the exons ATGAGTACCATGTTTTCTGTTACTTCTCAGTTTCCTTGCATTGACTGTTGCATAATCAAGGGTGCACGATGCAGAGAGATATGCCTGACCATCTCACAATGTTCTACAGGAGTACTGAGGGAATTGCTTGAACCTGGCATCGAAG GACCACCCCCTGCTATCCAATATTGCAGAGAGCTTGAAAGGTACTGTCACTGGGGCAATGAAGTGAAGATCTATCAGCACCATGTGAACAAGTTGTTTGCCATGTTCCGCCGCAGAAAAACAGATATCAAATACTATGTCTGCACCATCAACAAAACATTTGCAAAGCTAGGCCAACCGATG TATTTTCAGGTCAACTACACTGAAAGAAAACTAAATGATTACATTGACCCAGATTATGATACGCTCAAGGTCAGGCTTGCAAACAGTGATCTACAAGCCAATTGCCGCATCATGCTAGGAACCGACAAGAGAGCCATTGTAACAATCAACTGGTCTGAGTTCCGTTGCCTTGCAAAAATCCATGGAGACATCTCTGCCTTTCGTTTCAAGGTCACCACAAAGCAGCGCCGGGTTCTCATCGTGCATTTTTGTCGTGGTGACTACTCTCAGCCAGATATGTATAGACTTTAG
- the LOC119314616 gene encoding uncharacterized protein LOC119314616 isoform X3: MLIQGEEYEHPEYIIRRPPPAIQYCRELERYCHWGNEVKIYQHHVNKLFAMFRRRKTDIKYYVCTINKTFAKLGQPMYFQVNYTERKLNDYIDPDYDTLKVRLANSDLQANCRIMLGTDKRAIVTINWSEFRCLAKIHGDISAFRFKVTTKQRRVLIVHFCRGDYSQPDMYRL, translated from the exons ATGCTTATACAGGGTGAAGAATATGAGCATCCGGAGTATATCATTCGCA GACCACCCCCTGCTATCCAATATTGCAGAGAGCTTGAAAGGTACTGTCACTGGGGCAATGAAGTGAAGATCTATCAGCACCATGTGAACAAGTTGTTTGCCATGTTCCGCCGCAGAAAAACAGATATCAAATACTATGTCTGCACCATCAACAAAACATTTGCAAAGCTAGGCCAACCGATG TATTTTCAGGTCAACTACACTGAAAGAAAACTAAATGATTACATTGACCCAGATTATGATACGCTCAAGGTCAGGCTTGCAAACAGTGATCTACAAGCCAATTGCCGCATCATGCTAGGAACCGACAAGAGAGCCATTGTAACAATCAACTGGTCTGAGTTCCGTTGCCTTGCAAAAATCCATGGAGACATCTCTGCCTTTCGTTTCAAGGTCACCACAAAGCAGCGCCGGGTTCTCATCGTGCATTTTTGTCGTGGTGACTACTCTCAGCCAGATATGTATAGACTTTAG